The genomic window CAGGCGCGCCTCGGCCATCTTTCTGGCCGTCGGGACCGAGGATGGCGGCGAGGGCAAGCCCAACCTGGGCCCGCTGTTCCAGGCCGGCGAAGAAATCGCGCACTGCCTGGATGCTTACAAGGTGCTGGTCATCAAGAGCACTGTACCGGTAGGCACGGCGGCTCGCTGGCGCAGCCACGTGCAGGCGCGGACGCGAGCGGCCTTCGACGTGGTATCCAACCCGGAATTCCTGCGCGAAGGGGCGGCCATCGATAACTTCATGCGGCCGGATCGCGTCATCCTGGGCAGCACGTCGGAGAAGGCCATTCACCTGCTGCGTGAGATCTATCAGCACCTGTACCTGCTGGAAACGCCCTTCGTAATCGTGGACCACGAAACGGCCGAGCTGATCAAGTACGCCACCAACGCGTTCCTGGCTACAAAAGTCACGTTCATCAACGAAATGGCCACGCTGTGCGAGGCCACCGGGGCTGACGTGCACGCTGTCGCACGCGCCATGGGTCTGGATAAGCGCATCGGACCGAAGTTCCTGCACCCGGGACCGGGCTTCGGCGGTTCTTGCCTGCCCAAGGACACGCGGACACTGGCGGAAATGGCCCGCGGGTTGGGCTGCTCGCTGCCCCTGGCGGAATCGATCCCACAGAGCAACCGCGCCATCGTGCCGCAGCTTGTGGCGCGGCTGGAAAGGAAGCTGGGAGCGCTCCGCGGGAAGACGGTGGCGGTGCTCGGTCTTTCCTACAAGCCGTTCACGGATGATGTGCGTGAGTCGCCGGCCCTGGAGTTTGTGAGGCGGCTGCTCGAAGCCGGGGCGACGGTACGTGCGCACGACCCGCAGGCGAACCAGGAGGCAGCCCGCAA from Terriglobales bacterium includes these protein-coding regions:
- a CDS encoding UDP-glucose/GDP-mannose dehydrogenase family protein → MELAVIGMGRVGLVVAACLADFGHHVWGADNVTSKVADLEKGTMPFYEPGLEELAHKNQRAGRLSYTDDLPSAVRRASAIFLAVGTEDGGEGKPNLGPLFQAGEEIAHCLDAYKVLVIKSTVPVGTAARWRSHVQARTRAAFDVVSNPEFLREGAAIDNFMRPDRVILGSTSEKAIHLLREIYQHLYLLETPFVIVDHETAELIKYATNAFLATKVTFINEMATLCEATGADVHAVARAMGLDKRIGPKFLHPGPGFGGSCLPKDTRTLAEMARGLGCSLPLAESIPQSNRAIVPQLVARLERKLGALRGKTVAVLGLSYKPFTDDVRESPALEFVRRLLEAGATVRAHDPQANQEAARNLTHASLSFHDSPFVACSGADAAAILTEWNEFRSLDLKELRRPMKGGVLLDARNVYDPDEAVAAGFDYMGRGRAPRRTECAAG